From the genome of Cytobacillus firmus, one region includes:
- a CDS encoding glycosyltransferase family 4 protein: MRRKLLVLNIFPTVFPPASGGTLRYFHIYHELSHYYDITLLSQSNNNKGSVIEYSPSFREYLAERDPLYLKIRQQLHVAARSYELPLIMCLELANHPALYKKYFKKLYHSSDIIIHESPYLLDYDIYFNQDKKPRIYNSHNHEYALAKQIWQDEKAREYLSRLYEAEQRLSSYADLIFATSGEQREEFIRSYGLDSQKVRLAPNGINTDEWLPRRKKAAGRPKAVFIGAHYPPNIQAVKFIIDQLADKCPNMDFIIAGGCCSPFRKHRKGNVKLLGSVRHKQKLTLFAEADIAINPVIAGSGVNIKTLEFLSAGIPLFSTVCGVRGLELVDQKHYIHAEHEDFADILNKFSGRHELLNVVAANGQKSINSRFSWKSIAGNIYDAIEETLST, from the coding sequence ATGAGGAGAAAATTACTTGTCCTTAATATTTTCCCAACGGTTTTTCCGCCTGCAAGCGGAGGCACATTGAGGTATTTTCATATATATCACGAATTAAGCCATTATTATGATATTACTTTATTATCCCAATCGAACAATAATAAAGGCAGCGTTATTGAATACTCCCCAAGTTTTCGGGAGTACTTAGCAGAAAGAGATCCTCTCTATCTGAAAATCAGGCAGCAGCTCCATGTTGCCGCACGTTCCTATGAACTTCCTTTAATTATGTGTTTGGAGCTTGCCAACCATCCCGCTTTGTACAAAAAGTATTTTAAAAAGCTTTACCACTCAAGTGATATCATCATTCATGAATCCCCCTACTTACTGGATTATGACATCTATTTTAACCAGGATAAGAAGCCAAGAATTTATAATAGCCATAACCATGAATACGCATTGGCAAAGCAGATTTGGCAGGATGAAAAGGCAAGAGAATACCTTTCCAGGCTTTATGAAGCAGAACAGCGATTATCTTCATATGCTGATTTGATTTTTGCTACATCCGGGGAGCAGAGAGAGGAGTTTATTCGTTCTTATGGACTGGATTCTCAAAAAGTAAGGCTTGCTCCTAACGGAATTAATACGGATGAATGGCTCCCACGCAGAAAAAAGGCCGCCGGAAGGCCAAAAGCTGTGTTTATCGGTGCCCATTACCCACCCAATATTCAGGCAGTGAAGTTTATCATTGACCAGCTCGCCGACAAGTGCCCGAATATGGATTTTATCATTGCAGGAGGATGCTGCAGTCCTTTTCGAAAGCACAGGAAGGGGAATGTGAAATTATTGGGCTCTGTTCGGCACAAACAAAAATTAACATTATTTGCCGAAGCAGATATCGCCATTAACCCAGTTATAGCTGGTTCAGGAGTGAATATAAAAACACTTGAATTTCTATCTGCAGGAATTCCCCTATTTTCCACGGTATGTGGTGTACGGGGATTAGAGCTCGTTGATCAAAAACATTATATCCATGCAGAGCATGAAGACTTTGCGGATATATTGAATAAGTTTTCCGGCAGGCACGAACTATTGAACGTGGTGGCGGCAAACGGTCAGAAATCTATCAACAGCCGTTTTTCATGGAAAAGCATAGCGGGGAACATCTACGATGCTATAGAAGAGACACTTTCTACTTAA
- a CDS encoding glycosyltransferase: MTDYQVIWKGPVLDASGYGIASREYVLALDRLGVDLKIQPYTWNFPYEFNDQNKKERLLQLINSPYKENRQKILIYHCPPGIVKDIENDRKKYDRILLNTVWETAGVPGSWLPVINACNGICVPCSLNVDALKKSGVKTPVYLVPHGADTQTFNPENKKFTFKEAKNKFVFVSIFDFQHRKNPETLLKAYWSEFTSRDNVLMIIKTYGSSRRKIVNSISNYKRRLGFTGGTAPLCVLTGILPEEQLKGLYTLGNAFILPTRGEGVGLPYMEALSSGIPVIATGWGGQMDFLNEQNSFLIDYKLEDPRKSMYGGSAISRQYHRLFGQGDQLWAEADFDDTKRQMRLAYENPLLCKQKGNKGRLDMLNLTWDKAGSSMKRAIEETLLK, translated from the coding sequence GTGACTGATTATCAAGTCATTTGGAAAGGCCCGGTTCTTGATGCAAGCGGATACGGAATTGCAAGCAGAGAATATGTTCTGGCCTTGGACCGCCTAGGTGTTGATCTAAAGATCCAGCCATATACATGGAATTTTCCCTATGAGTTTAACGATCAAAACAAGAAAGAGAGACTATTGCAATTAATAAACAGCCCATACAAAGAAAACAGACAAAAAATTCTAATCTATCATTGTCCGCCTGGGATTGTTAAAGATATTGAAAATGATAGAAAAAAATATGATCGGATACTATTAAATACAGTATGGGAAACAGCAGGGGTTCCAGGTTCCTGGCTGCCTGTTATAAATGCATGTAATGGGATATGCGTCCCATGCTCTCTAAATGTAGATGCCCTCAAAAAAAGCGGCGTGAAAACTCCTGTGTATCTGGTTCCCCATGGAGCAGACACACAAACATTTAACCCTGAAAATAAAAAGTTTACTTTTAAAGAAGCAAAGAATAAGTTTGTTTTTGTTTCGATCTTTGATTTTCAGCATAGGAAGAATCCTGAAACCTTGTTAAAAGCATATTGGAGTGAGTTCACTTCGAGGGACAATGTGCTAATGATTATTAAAACCTATGGGAGCAGCCGCAGGAAAATAGTAAACTCTATTTCCAATTATAAAAGGAGGCTTGGCTTTACTGGCGGAACAGCCCCTTTGTGTGTATTAACCGGCATTCTGCCGGAAGAACAGCTTAAAGGCTTATATACGCTGGGCAATGCCTTTATTCTTCCCACAAGAGGGGAAGGGGTTGGGTTGCCGTATATGGAAGCTTTATCAAGTGGAATACCCGTCATTGCTACAGGATGGGGCGGACAAATGGATTTTTTAAATGAACAAAATTCCTTCCTAATTGACTATAAGCTTGAGGATCCAAGGAAAAGTATGTACGGCGGCAGTGCCATATCAAGGCAATATCACCGTTTATTTGGGCAGGGTGACCAGCTTTGGGCTGAAGCTGATTTCGATGATACAAAAAGACAGATGAGATTAGCTTATGAGAACCCGCTTCTATGTAAACAGAAGGGGAATAAAGGGAGACTGGATATGCTGAACCTTACGTGGGATAAGGCTGGAAGCTCAATGAAAAGAGCTATAGAAGAGACTCTTCTTAAGTAG
- a CDS encoding glycosyltransferase family 2 protein, producing the protein MVSIICCTMRQNYMENVFKNYENQVWKEKELIIILNKDEMNLSSWQKRAQQYHNVAVFQLPEEITLGECINFAVQKSRYDLIAKFDDDDFYAPHYLTQSILTLKKSSADLVGKRTVYMYFQEEEVLAIHKPGKENQFVRIGIKGATMVFRKEIMNIVQFPKRNLGEDTFFLKLCSKQNLKIYSGDKNNYACLRISQPGHHTWAANNAKLLKKSVPVSRTTDFNLVQQIISDDREGEM; encoded by the coding sequence ATGGTCTCTATCATTTGCTGTACAATGCGCCAGAACTATATGGAAAACGTGTTTAAAAACTATGAAAACCAGGTTTGGAAGGAAAAAGAATTAATCATTATATTAAATAAGGATGAGATGAATCTATCATCATGGCAAAAGCGGGCCCAGCAATATCACAATGTAGCTGTTTTTCAACTGCCCGAAGAAATTACACTCGGAGAATGCATAAATTTTGCTGTTCAGAAATCACGGTATGATTTAATCGCAAAATTTGATGATGACGATTTTTATGCTCCACATTATCTGACTCAGTCTATCCTTACTCTGAAAAAATCATCTGCAGATCTTGTGGGCAAAAGAACCGTGTATATGTACTTTCAAGAAGAGGAGGTACTTGCAATCCATAAGCCGGGAAAGGAAAATCAGTTCGTCAGAATCGGGATAAAGGGAGCTACAATGGTATTCAGGAAGGAAATTATGAATATCGTCCAATTTCCCAAAAGGAACCTGGGGGAAGATACCTTCTTCTTAAAGCTTTGCAGCAAACAGAACTTAAAAATTTACTCGGGTGATAAAAACAATTATGCATGTTTAAGGATCTCTCAGCCAGGACACCATACCTGGGCTGCAAATAACGCCAAGCTTCTAAAAAAGTCTGTTCCGGTCAGCAGAACGACCGACTTTAACCTGGTACAGCAAATTATCAGCGATGATAGGGAGGGGGAGATGTGA
- a CDS encoding sugar phosphate nucleotidyltransferase, producing MENLRILLLSGGMGKRLWPLSNSVRSKQFLKLLQREQGEYESMIQRVCRQLDDAGLLSSAYIITSESQVDMIYNQIDNDIPVICEPRQRGTFPSIALACAYLRSNDHISVNETICVLPVDSYVDPPFFEQLQSIPDILQKSQAELALMGAVPQFPSEQFGYIVPKPAQKEEMDYLTIDQFIEKPNPDTARMLIERNALWNCGVFGFSMNFMLDYLKNMGFPTSYSRLLKSYDHLPGISFDYQVAEKNSRSIVIPCTGQWKDLGSWEALSGQWASSILGKGSLSEDSRNTQIVNELSIPIHAISISNSIIAASPDGILVADKQKSNSIKQLAEIARPMCEEKRWGTYKVLDFTSTNEGMQSLTKLLKINPGENISYQTHQFRQETWTVIAGEGEFIMDGRLLYIKAGEVLQIPVGTRHAVKAITPLDIIEVQWGEKLMEEDINRIADSWKDIVKHSKKERERWSLSFAVQCARTIWKTCLKTMKTRFGRKKN from the coding sequence GTGGAAAATCTGAGAATTCTGCTATTATCAGGAGGCATGGGCAAGAGGCTTTGGCCTTTATCCAATTCGGTCCGTTCAAAACAATTCTTAAAGCTTTTGCAAAGGGAACAGGGAGAGTATGAATCGATGATACAGCGGGTCTGCCGGCAGCTTGATGACGCCGGACTTCTATCATCAGCATATATTATTACCAGTGAGAGTCAAGTGGATATGATTTATAACCAAATAGACAATGACATCCCCGTTATCTGCGAGCCTAGGCAAAGAGGTACATTTCCTTCCATCGCTTTGGCCTGTGCTTATCTCCGCTCCAATGATCATATCAGTGTTAACGAAACCATTTGTGTCCTTCCAGTGGATTCTTATGTGGATCCGCCGTTTTTTGAACAGCTGCAATCTATTCCGGATATTCTCCAGAAATCGCAGGCTGAACTGGCTCTTATGGGGGCTGTGCCCCAATTTCCGTCAGAGCAGTTTGGATATATCGTACCTAAGCCTGCACAGAAAGAGGAAATGGATTACCTTACAATCGATCAATTTATAGAAAAACCAAATCCTGACACAGCGCGGATGCTAATCGAAAGAAATGCTCTCTGGAATTGCGGTGTATTTGGTTTTTCCATGAATTTTATGCTTGATTATTTAAAAAATATGGGGTTTCCAACTTCTTACAGCCGGCTGCTGAAAAGTTATGATCATCTGCCTGGAATCAGCTTTGATTATCAGGTTGCCGAGAAGAATAGCAGGTCCATTGTGATACCCTGCACCGGACAATGGAAGGATCTTGGGAGCTGGGAAGCATTAAGCGGCCAGTGGGCAAGTTCAATTTTGGGAAAAGGTTCCTTATCAGAGGATTCCCGAAATACACAGATTGTCAATGAGCTGTCCATTCCGATTCATGCTATTTCTATCTCTAATAGCATCATTGCTGCCAGTCCGGATGGAATTTTGGTAGCGGATAAGCAAAAGAGCAACTCTATCAAGCAATTAGCGGAAATTGCCCGGCCTATGTGTGAAGAAAAAAGATGGGGGACCTATAAGGTTTTGGATTTTACCAGTACAAACGAAGGTATGCAATCTCTTACTAAGCTGCTCAAAATAAATCCCGGCGAAAATATCAGCTACCAGACTCATCAGTTCAGACAGGAGACTTGGACAGTCATAGCAGGAGAAGGGGAATTTATAATGGACGGCAGGCTTTTATATATAAAAGCTGGGGAGGTCCTTCAAATTCCTGTTGGAACAAGGCATGCAGTAAAGGCTATTACCCCCCTTGATATCATAGAAGTTCAATGGGGAGAAAAGCTGATGGAGGAGGATATTAACCGTATAGCGGATTCCTGGAAGGATATCGTTAAGCATAGTAAAAAGGAGCGTGAAAGATGGTCTCTATCATTTGCTGTACAATGCGCCAGAACTATATGGAAAACGTGTTTAAAAACTATGAAAACCAGGTTTGGAAGGAAAAAGAATTAA
- a CDS encoding DUF523 domain-containing protein — translation MILVSSCLAGLKVRYNGTHSLNNGIAKLVEENKAITICPELLGGFSTPREPAEIIGGNGEDVLNGKAKVIEKSGKDVTELYIKGAYATLNKAKEINATVIVLKEHSPSCGSSMIYNGEFIGKKLEGMGVTSALLKRNGLKVISEEQFAETFL, via the coding sequence ATGATATTGGTAAGTTCTTGCTTAGCGGGGTTGAAGGTGAGATATAACGGCACACACAGTTTAAATAATGGAATAGCTAAACTTGTAGAAGAAAATAAAGCTATTACAATATGTCCAGAATTACTCGGTGGATTTTCAACTCCCAGAGAACCTGCTGAAATAATAGGTGGAAACGGAGAAGATGTACTCAATGGAAAGGCTAAAGTAATTGAAAAGTCAGGAAAAGATGTCACGGAACTTTACATAAAGGGTGCTTACGCTACTCTAAATAAAGCTAAAGAAATAAATGCGACCGTAATAGTTCTAAAGGAACACAGCCCATCCTGTGGCAGTTCAATGATTTACAACGGTGAATTCATTGGTAAAAAACTTGAGGGGATGGGCGTTACTTCTGCTTTATTAAAAAGAAATGGATTAAAGGTAATTTCAGAAGAACAATTTGCTGAAACCTTTCTTTAA
- a CDS encoding IS110 family transposase, which yields MNYNQNKKIAQITSQTLIIGVDIAKFKHVARAQDFRGMEFGSPCQFENTKEGFEHFLKWISEIKKEQRMSKVMVGMEPTGHYWFNLAHILKENGIKFVAVNPLHVKKSKELDDNSPTKNDVKDAKVIAQLVKDGRYAEPTIPQGVYAELRVAKKIRDLLTEDLQTVQGQVHNWIDRYFPEFLKVFKKWEGKAALQFLKLYALPHEIAVFTEEELLVHLRKSVSRSVGLNKIRELKQAASQSIGLRQGAEMARLELKTILAKYELIQLQFEELDAKIDGQLDEIPGVQQMLAIKGVGRDTIAGFFAEVGDLGEYNHPRQIIKLAGLSLKENTSGKHKGKTTITKRGRKKLRALLFRVCMILVAKNSAFKALHAYYTQRQDNPLKKMQSLIALCNKLIRIFFSIGKKQFDFNEEKMLKDIPHLAVTKKKEMAA from the coding sequence ATGAATTATAACCAGAATAAGAAGATTGCTCAAATCACTTCTCAAACTCTTATTATAGGAGTCGATATTGCGAAATTCAAACATGTGGCTCGTGCCCAGGATTTCAGGGGAATGGAGTTTGGATCCCCGTGTCAATTTGAAAATACAAAAGAAGGATTTGAACACTTTCTTAAATGGATTTCGGAAATCAAAAAAGAACAGCGTATGAGTAAAGTGATGGTTGGCATGGAGCCAACAGGCCACTATTGGTTTAATCTGGCCCATATCTTAAAAGAAAATGGGATAAAGTTTGTCGCAGTAAACCCGTTGCACGTCAAGAAAAGCAAAGAGTTGGATGATAACTCACCCACCAAAAATGATGTGAAAGATGCCAAGGTCATAGCCCAGCTGGTCAAGGATGGAAGATACGCCGAACCAACAATACCGCAAGGTGTTTATGCAGAACTCCGTGTGGCAAAGAAAATACGCGATCTTTTAACTGAAGACCTACAAACGGTCCAAGGACAGGTGCACAACTGGATTGACCGGTATTTTCCGGAATTCCTCAAGGTATTTAAGAAATGGGAAGGTAAGGCTGCTTTACAATTCTTAAAGCTCTATGCCTTGCCACATGAAATAGCTGTATTCACCGAAGAAGAACTACTCGTCCATTTGAGAAAGTCCGTATCTCGGAGTGTTGGATTAAACAAGATCCGTGAATTAAAACAGGCAGCTAGTCAGTCCATCGGACTTCGACAAGGTGCTGAAATGGCCAGGCTGGAGCTAAAAACCATTCTGGCTAAGTATGAATTAATTCAGTTACAATTCGAAGAATTGGACGCCAAAATAGACGGCCAGCTTGATGAAATACCAGGTGTACAACAAATGTTAGCGATAAAAGGTGTAGGCAGGGATACAATTGCCGGCTTCTTTGCGGAAGTAGGAGATTTAGGCGAATACAATCATCCAAGGCAGATTATCAAGCTGGCCGGCTTAAGCTTAAAAGAAAATACATCCGGCAAGCACAAAGGAAAAACGACCATCACAAAAAGAGGCCGAAAGAAACTCAGGGCCCTGTTATTCAGGGTCTGTATGATTCTCGTCGCCAAGAATTCTGCATTTAAAGCATTACATGCTTACTATACTCAACGTCAGGATAATCCTTTAAAGAAGATGCAGTCCCTGATTGCTTTGTGTAATAAACTAATTCGGATTTTCTTCAGTATAGGAAAAAAACAATTTGATTTTAATGAGGAAAAGATGCTAAAGGACATCCCTCATTTGGCAGTAACAAAGAAGAAGGAAATGGCAGCTTAA
- a CDS encoding PDZ domain-containing protein, giving the protein MIEEWIFEFLKGTGKLLLNPVFYYLFFVAAFLGISRVKRERKDFSVRAENAYFELRQLLPLGILAGLAVSVVMVGAGLVLPMETIVFTAALTFLWSLTAKVRWMAPVYTLGFAFFATMFAFEQQWPLPSFAQSASDVDSSIFPSIAVLLALLVIAEGFLIIRNGRKGTSPRLVKSKRGQTIGIHESKRIWMVPVFLLIPGQALQLPFEWWPMIPIGDEMYSLILVPFSIGFHQRIQGTLPKEATALLGQRISVFGILLLLISAAGYWYPLAAVGAAALAIIGREFISLRQRMAEDQAPFYFSKRNQGIMVLGVVPDSPADKMSLGVGEVVTKVNGVKIHDEKGFYEALQKNGAHCKLEVFDVNGQVRFVQRALYEGDHHELGLLFVQDEKKWDSEAV; this is encoded by the coding sequence CCGTGTAAAGCGAGAGCGAAAGGACTTTTCGGTCCGTGCTGAAAATGCTTATTTTGAGCTGAGGCAGCTTCTTCCGCTGGGGATTCTGGCAGGTCTTGCCGTAAGCGTGGTTATGGTGGGAGCGGGACTTGTCCTGCCAATGGAGACGATTGTGTTTACCGCTGCACTTACATTCCTGTGGAGCTTAACGGCAAAAGTGAGATGGATGGCGCCAGTTTATACGCTGGGCTTCGCCTTTTTCGCCACAATGTTTGCTTTTGAACAGCAGTGGCCTTTGCCGTCATTCGCCCAGTCGGCATCAGATGTTGACTCTTCCATCTTCCCATCCATCGCTGTTCTCCTTGCCCTTCTGGTGATTGCAGAAGGCTTCCTGATTATAAGAAACGGCCGAAAAGGGACATCTCCCAGGCTTGTAAAGAGTAAGCGGGGTCAAACCATCGGCATTCATGAATCCAAAAGAATCTGGATGGTTCCTGTATTTCTGCTGATACCGGGTCAGGCGCTGCAGCTGCCGTTTGAGTGGTGGCCAATGATACCGATTGGCGATGAAATGTATTCACTCATTCTTGTCCCGTTTTCAATCGGGTTTCATCAGAGAATCCAAGGTACGCTTCCTAAAGAGGCAACAGCCCTGCTTGGACAAAGAATCAGCGTGTTTGGCATACTTTTATTGCTGATTTCAGCTGCAGGCTACTGGTATCCGCTTGCTGCTGTGGGTGCAGCTGCACTTGCGATCATCGGGCGAGAATTCATCTCGCTCCGCCAGAGAATGGCAGAGGATCAGGCGCCATTTTACTTTTCCAAGCGCAATCAGGGAATCATGGTACTCGGCGTAGTTCCCGATTCACCTGCTGATAAAATGTCTCTTGGAGTGGGAGAGGTTGTTACAAAAGTCAATGGCGTGAAAATCCATGATGAGAAAGGCTTCTACGAGGCCCTGCAAAAGAACGGCGCTCACTGCAAGCTTGAGGTCTTTGATGTGAACGGACAGGTTCGTTTCGTTCAGCGTGCTCTTTATGAAGGTGACCATCATGAACTGGGGCTGCTGTTTGTGCAGGATGAGAAGAAGTGGGATAGTGAAGCGGTGTAA